One window of the Eucalyptus grandis isolate ANBG69807.140 chromosome 8, ASM1654582v1, whole genome shotgun sequence genome contains the following:
- the LOC104414891 gene encoding probable E3 ubiquitin-protein ligase LUL4 — protein MGLSWSNPRRRSYPYPPPHHHPYYYSADPHRPPPPPPPPLPPPPNGYFSAPPYPPPHHHPAYPAYPPPLPSYCGPVSYGSCGYSGPVVGRVGHHPYYANQASGWPAVPPATATAAAAAAAAAPPTAYVEHHQNAKKVRNVVNVHKDTIRVEIDEHDPNCHLVSFSFDALHDGSITILYFGKEESNCRLVPLFPENFGPVKFQFQKGLNQKFRQPSGTGIDLGFFELDDLSKPSPGEDVFPLVISAETCIQPHSVDDHLVNPVLNSSSHAQTTQAVLEKNNGGPFHVRVIKQLLWVDGVRYELRELYGLGSSSAEGYNDNDSGKECIICMTEPKDTAILPCRHLCMCNECARALMHRSNKCPICRQPIEELIEIKFAGVERSSS, from the exons ATGGGCCTTTCATGGAGCAACCCCAGAAGAAGAAGCTACCCGTACCCACCGCCTCATCACCACCCGTACTACTACTCCGCGGACCCCcaccgccctcctcctcctcctcctccgccactcccgccgccgccgaatGGCTACTTCTCCGCCCCTCCTTACCCTCCGCCCCACCATCACCCCGCTTACCCCGCGTACCCTCCTCCGCTGCCCTCCTACTGCGGCCCAGTCTCGTACGGCTCGTGCGGCTACTCGGGCCCCGTGGTGGGTCGGGTCGGCCACCACCCCTACTACGCGAATCAGGCCAGCGGGTGGCCCGCGGTTCCGcccgcgacggcgacggcggcagcggcggcggcggcggcggcgcctcCGACGGCCTACGTGGAACATCATCAGAACGCCAAGAAAGTGAGGAACGTGGTGAATGTGCACAAGGACACGATCAGGGTCGAGATCGACGAGCACGACCCGAATTGCCACCTGGTGTCTTTCTCGTTCGACGCGTTACATGATGGAAG TATTACAATCTTATATTTTGGCAAGGAAGAGTCCAATTGTCGATTGGTTCCCCTGTTTCCTGAAAACTTTGGGCCTGTGAAATTCCAATTTCAAAAAGGACTCAATCAAAAATTTCGTCAGCCTTCAGGGACTGGCATTGACTTAGGCTTCTTTGAATTGGATGATCTCTCAAAACCATCTCCTGGAGAGGATGTGTTTCCTCTTGTCATATCTGCTGAAACATGCATACAGCCTCATTCAGTGGATGACCATTTAGTTAATCCAGTGCTGAACTCCTCCTCTCATGCGCAAACAACTCAGGCTGTTCTGGAGAAAAATAATGGTGGTCCTTTTCATGTAAGAGTTATCAAGCAACTTCTCTGGGTGGATGGAGTTCGTTACGAGCTACGTGAGTTATATGGGTTAGGGAGCTCTTCAGCAGAAGGTTATAACGACAATGATTCAGGGAAGGAATGTATAATTTGCATGACTGAGCCAAAGGATACTGCCATTTTACCGTGCCGACATTTG TGTATGTGCAATGAGTGCGCCAGAGCATTGATGCATCGGTCAAATAAGTGCCCCATATGCCGTCAACCAATCGAGGAACTGATAGAGATCAAG TTTGCCGGTGTTGAGAGGTCGTCGTCATAG
- the LOC120287620 gene encoding heavy metal-associated isoprenylated plant protein 33-like produces the protein MSKEEFMKIQTCVLKVNIHCDGCKQKVKKILQKIDGVYTIKIDAEQGKVTVSGNVDPTLLIKKLNKSGKHAELWGAQKSNNNNHLNNQLKNMQIDNGKGGNKGQKGGGGGGGNNQPKGGQNLPNQQQLPHLTPQQIQHLNQQQQLQQQLQQLQQMKALQDLKLPQFKDLKMPSKDPGPILNQKGGGKFILPEDEEFTDDDFDYDEDDDFLDDEDFDDYDDAYPPAPTKTKPMMGNGQMPNMMMLNEMMNGNHAQQLLNAQKGGGNVGASAGNNGKKGGGGGGAPIPNNDGKNGNGGKKGGGGNNQNQGGGGGKNGGKNGGDAKNGNHGGNPNNKNGGGGPSVNINGNGGKKGGGMENGFLHMGDVANGSGGQMGGMKIPMGHMGSMPSNFPAVPGLPAGSLGGGGGSRGVGGADGYFHGAGLEVMPGNPYHQQQQQQQQQQQQQQQQYLAQVMNQQRAMGNERFQHMMYARPPPAVNYMPPPYPNQYPNPNPNPYAGSYPYPPPPSHTEGYSYFSDENPSSCNVM, from the exons ATGAGTAAAGAAGAGTTCATGAAGATCCAG ACTTGTGTTCTAAAAGTGAACATACACTGTGATGGCTGTAAgcagaaagtgaagaaaatcttgcAGAAAATTGACG GGGTGTACACCATCAAAATAGATGCAGAACAGGGCAAAGTGACCGTTTCAGGGAACGTAGACCCAACTCTACTCATCAAGAAGCTCAATAAATCAGGCAAACATGCTGAGCTTTGGGGCGCTCAGAAgtccaacaacaacaaccaccTCAACAACCAGCTCAAGaacatgcaaattgataatGGCAAAGGTGGAAACAAGGGCCAAAAgggcggtggcggaggtggTGGAAACAACCAGCCTAAGGGTGGTCAGAACCTCCCGAACCAGCAGCAGCTTCCACATCTGACCCCGCAGCAGATTCAACATCTgaaccagcagcagcagcttcaGCAGCAGCTTCAGCAGCTCCAGCAGATGAAAGCGTTGCAAGATCTCAAGCTGCCCCAATTCAAGGACCTCAAGATGCCCTCCAAGGACCCGGGTCCGATCCTGAACCAGAAAGGAGGAGGGAAATTCATTCTGCCCGAGGATGAGGAATTCACTGATGATGATTTCGAttatgatgaagatgatgattttttggatgatgaggattttgatgattatgatgatgccTACCCCCCAGCACCCACCAAGACGAAGCCAATGATGGGCAATGGCCAGATGCCCAACATGATGATGCTGAATGAGATGATGAATGGGAATCATGCCCAGCAGCTCTTGAATGCCCAAAAGGGTGGGGGAAATGTTGGAGCTAGTGCTGGTAATAATGGCAAGAAAGGAGGCGGTGGTGGAGGTGCGCCTATTCCGAACAATGATGGCAAAAATGGGAACGGTGGGAAAAAAGGCGGAGGAGGAAATAATCAAAACCaaggtggcggtggtggtaaAAATGGTGGCAAGAACGGGGGTGATGCCAAAAATGGTAACCATGGCGGTAACCCTAACAACAAGAATGGCGGTGGTGGTCCTAGCGTTAACATCAATGGGAATGGCGGCAAAAAGGGTGGCGGAATGGAAAATGGGTTCCTCCACATGGGTGATGTTGCTAATGGCAGTGGTGGGCAGATGGGTGGTATGAAAATTCCAATGGGTCATATGGGCAGCATGCCAAGCAATTTCCCGGCTGTCCCAGGCCTCCCAGCCGGCTCgctgggcggcggcggcggcagcagagGAGTGGGCGGAGCAGATGGCTACTTCCATGGCGCCGGGCTGGAAGTCATGCCCGGAAATCCTTACcaccagcagcaacagcagcagcagcagcagcaacagcagcaacaacagcaGTACTTAGCTCAAGTGATGAATCAGCAGAGGGCTATGGGCAATGAGAGGTTCCAGCACATGATGTACGCCCGGCCGCCGCCAGCTGTCAACTATATGCCACCGCCGTACCCAAACCAGTACCCAAACCCGAACCCAAACCCATATGCCGGCTCATACCCATACCCGCCACCGCCCTCCCACACGGAGGGGTACAGCTACTTCAGCGATGAGAACCCATCAAGTTGCAATGTGATGTGA